GGCGCACATCGTCTTCCACTCGACCACCAAGTACCTAAACGGTCACAGCGACATGGTGGGCGGCTGCGCGGTGGTGAACGACGACGAGCTGGCGACGCGGCTGCAATTCATCCTCAACGCCGCCGGCGCGGTGCCTGGCCCGTTCGACGCCTGGCTGGTGCTGCGCGGGACCAAGACGTTGCACCTGCGGATGGCGGCGCACGACGCCAACGGGCGGCGCATCGCCGACTGGCTGGCCGCACGCCTGGGGGACGAGCGCGTCTACTACCCGGGGCTCGCCTCGCATCCGCACCATGCCCTGGCCGCGCGACAGATGTCGGGCTTTGGCGGGATGATCTCTATCGAGTTGGGGTCGCGCGAGAAGGCCGAGCGAGTGGTGAACGCGTTGCACCTGTTCACGCTCGCCGAGTCGCTGGGGGGGGTGGAGAGCCTGGTCTGTCACCCGGCCACCATGACGCACGCCTCGGTCCCCCCGGAGCGCCGTGCCCGGCTGGGGATTACCGACGGACTGGTGCGCTTCTCGGTGGGTGTGGAAGACGTGAACGACCTCCTGGCCGACATCGACCACGCGTTCCAGGGCGTCGCGTAGCCGCGGCGGGACGGGGCGCGACACTTTCCCCCCCGCCCCGACGTAGAACAAGCACACAGCGGCCCGGAGTGTCGCCCCCGAACTCCCGTCCCCCGTCTCCCGTCTCCCGTCCCGACCTTGCCATGGCCGAGCGCATCGTACTGACCGACATCTCGTCCGCCGCCTGGGAGCACCCAGCCGACCGCGCGGCGCTCAAC
This genomic stretch from Gemmatimonadaceae bacterium harbors:
- a CDS encoding PLP-dependent transferase, yielding MSRIFDDDLRFGTGTRAVHAGQRPDPTSGAIMTPIFQTSTYAQEALGRNKGYEYARGKNPTREALERNIASLEGGTHGFAFASGMGTVDSIMKLFKSGDRILCADNMYGGTPRLFDRILVNMGLQFTYVDTRDAQRVEDAMTPDVKAIIVETPTNPLMWVTDLSAVGGIARRHGALFIVDNTFATPVFQRPLEHGAHIVFHSTTKYLNGHSDMVGGCAVVNDDELATRLQFILNAAGAVPGPFDAWLVLRGTKTLHLRMAAHDANGRRIADWLAARLGDERVYYPGLASHPHHALAARQMSGFGGMISIELGSREKAERVVNALHLFTLAESLGGVESLVCHPATMTHASVPPERRARLGITDGLVRFSVGVEDVNDLLADIDHAFQGVA